The Marasmius oreades isolate 03SP1 chromosome 11, whole genome shotgun sequence genome includes a region encoding these proteins:
- the DUT1 gene encoding Deoxyuridine 5'-triphosphate nucleotidohydrolase, with protein MIDTGAGVVDADYRIVFVLLVNLSDQPFEVAEGDRIAQLVLEKIHTPEIIEVENLEETVRGAGGWGSTGGHSAL; from the exons ATGATTGACACCGGCGCTGGGGTGGTTGACGCTGATTACCGGATTGTTTTTGTTCTGCTCGTCAACCTCTCCGATCAGCCTTTCGAAG TGGCAGAAGGAGACAGAATAGCACAACTCGTTCTCGAGAAAATTCACACTCCAGAGATCATTGAAGTTGAG AATCTAGAAGAAACTGTGCGAGGAGCTGGTGGTTGGGGCTCTACTGGCGGACACAGTGCCCTATGA
- a CDS encoding uncharacterized protein (BUSCO:EOG092617S2) produces the protein MSSPDPITAFISRQRHLLSLERTADLTRSRLLLTNCPPRQLEKNGLAILGLAVMSVQVGLGGKVLVELGLESGGSSGMFQPNEIRSGDLVKIEGSSSLTVEKSKAAADATPGIEGVVYKANATRVVVALNSDDRDMDAIPERCRLIKVANTITYDRMDKAIDQLEELCFVNGLISAKEGASTPNDITFSPLFRVLLGLQRPSAPDFDDTNVKNIKFFDENLNDSQKEAVRFCLASKEVACIHGPPGTGKTHTLIELIQHLVSAHNRILICGASNLAVDNILERLVSLPTRLNTQTIDFNQICTRIGHPARVLSSPKTLDATLDARAARSDQADLLKDVKKELEGLLGVLTGRKSTSSRGSGSGRGRGNASSRGKTAGGRTGTGSEGKGSKPRGAERKKMWEEVKALRKEHRQRSNQLTSRILSFTPPSSESTNIAEDASSSPVSTLILSPSQIVLATCHSAGTSALAKEEFDVVIVDEATQALEAVTWIPILQASGKRPTKLILAGDPMQLGPTVLSVEKAGDKESRKKMAKVRSSEKGNEVEGSDLEIQDKTPQTATNALKPPHTLETTLFDRLEEMYGVRIKRMLEVQYRMNKRICEFPSQMLYGNKLKSEPAVAERLLSDIVTGEGNKNEEDLNEPVVFYDTSGLEFYDVEEQGEGGGSRYNENEALVVRQWVGRLIEYGIPPSQIAVITPYQAQVTLLTSLLRPLGSIEIGTVDGMQGREKDAVIISLVRSNEKKEVGFLSEKRRLNVAMTRAKRHLCVVGDSSTVARGGKYLAKWMEWLEANAEVRYPELN, from the exons ATGTCCTCTCCCGACCCAATTACCGCGTTCATCTCCCGCCAACGACACCTCCTCTCCCTCGAACGCACCGCAGATCTTACTCGCAGTCGCTTATTACTCACCAATTGCCCACCGAGACAACTCGAAAAGAATGGTCTGGCCATTCTCGGTCTTGCGGTTATGTCTGTCCAAGTCGGCTTGGGCGGCAAAGTTTTAGTCGAGTTAGGGTTGGAATCTGGGGGTAGCAGTGGCATGTTCCAGCCGAATGAGATACGGAGTGGTGATCTGGTTAAGATCGAGGGTTCTTCGAGTTTGACTGTGGAAAAATCCAAAGCTGCCGCTGACGCGACGCCGGGAATTGAAGGAGTCGTCTACAAGGCCAACGCTACACGGGTCGTTGTCGCTCTTAATTCCGACGATCGTGATATGGATGCTATTCCTGAGAGATGTAGATTGATCAAGGTCGCTAATACGATCACGTACGATAGGATGGACAAGGCGATTGATCAGCTGGAGGAGCTTTGTTTTGTGAACGGCCTCATTTCAGCGAAAGAGGGTGCTTCCACCCCGAACGATATCACATTTTCTCCTCTTTTCCGCGTACTTTTGGGTCTACAACGCCCCTCAGCACCTGATTTCGACGATACGAACGTGAAGAATATCAAGTTTTTCGACGAGAACTTGAATGATTCTCAGAAGGAAGCGGTCAGGTTTTGCTTGGCTAGTAAAGAGGTGGCATGTATCCATGGTCCACCTG GAACTGGCAAGACACACACCCTGATCGAACTCATTCAACACCTCGTATCCGCACATAACCGTATTCTAATATGTGGCGCTTCCAATCTCGCGGTCGATAACATCCTCGAGCGGTTGGTCTCCCTTCCTACCCGTCTCAACACGCAAACGATCGACTTCAACCAAATCTGCACCCGGATCGGCCATCCAGCTCGTGTGTTGTCGTCACCAAAGACTTTGGACGCGACCTTGGACGCACGAGCGGCCAGGTCTGATCAAGCTGACTTGTTGAAGGATGTCAAGAAAGAGTTGGAAGGACTTTTGGGTGTTCTTACTGGGAGGAAATCCACGTCGTCCCGTGGGTCTGGttcaggaagaggaagggggAACGCGAGTAGTCGGGGGAAAACTGCGGGTGGAAGAACAGGAACGGGGTCTGAGGGCAAGGGGAGTAAACCTCGAGGtgcggagaggaagaagatgtggGAAGAGGTTAAAGCGTTGAGGAAAGAACATCGACAACGGTCGAATCAGCTTACTTCTCGTATTCTGTCCTTTACGCCTCCTTCCTCGGAGTCAACAAACATAGCCGAAGACGCGAGTAGTAGTCCCGTTTCGACTCTCATTCTGAGTCCTAGTCAGATCGTGTTGGCGACATGTCATTCTGCTGGCACGTCGGCTTTGGCGAAGGAAGAGTTTGATGTTGTTATCGTCGATGAAGCCACGCAAGCGTTAGAAGCCGTTACTTGGATTCCCATCCTTCAAGCTTCTGGGAAACGACCTACCAAGCTTATCCTGGCTGGGGATCCGATGCAGTTGGGACCTACCGTTCTTTCGGTTGAGAAGGCGGGGGACAAGGAGAGCCGGAAGAAGATGGCCAAAGTAAGGTCCTCAGAGAAGGGGAACGAAGTCGAGGGAAGCGATCTCGAAATCCAGGACAAAACTCCCCAGACTGCAACAAATGCACTCAAGCCTCCGCATACACTCGAAACCACTCTTTTTGACCGCCTCGAAGAGATGTATGGTGTTCGGATCAAACGGATGTTGGAAGTTCAATATCGAATGAACAAACGGATATGCGAGTTTCCATCTCAGATGTTGTATGGGAACAAGCTGAAATCGGAGCCCGCTGTTGCGGAAAGGTTGTTATCGGATATCGTTACTGGTGAGGGGAATAAGAATGAGGAAGATTTGAACGAACCAGTGGTGTTTTATGATACGTCTGGCCTTGAATTTTATGACGTCGAGGAGCAGGGTGAAGGAGGTGGCAGTCGGTATAATGAGAATGAGGCACTAGTCGTTCGACAGTGGGTCGGGCGGTTG ATAGAGTACGGAATACCACCTAGTCAGATCGCAGTTATCACTCC ATATCAAGCTCAAGTTACACTCCTTACATCTCTTCTTCGCCCGCTTGGATCAATCGAAATAGGGACAGTCGATGGGATGCAAGGGAGGGAGAAAGATGCGGTCATCATCAGTCTAGTCCGGAGCAATGAAAAGAAGGAAGTGGGATTCCTGAGCGAGAAGCGCAGGTTGAATGTTGCTATGACAAGGGCTAAAAGGCATTTG TGCGTTGTAGGCGACTCGTCAACTGTTGCACGAGGAGGAAAGTACCTTGCAAAATGGATGGAGTGGTTGGAAGCGAATGCGGAGGTAAGGTATCCCGAGCTGAACTGA